The following coding sequences are from one Lycium ferocissimum isolate CSIRO_LF1 chromosome 3, AGI_CSIRO_Lferr_CH_V1, whole genome shotgun sequence window:
- the LOC132050013 gene encoding cyclin-D3-2-like, with amino-acid sequence MTLTLIYSLSLFRFLLFLESSFHTIRQRQHRDSWKYPTRSTLLVSLLYKEQPTIKFHLFIKKMAIEHNEHHQDQTQSFLLDSLYCEEEILQKETSPLPISLQDLFWEDEELLSLFTKEKETNVIFDTIKKDPCLCLARKEVVEWILKVNAHYGFSTLTAVLAINYLDRFLSSLDHVKKEKPWMIQLAAVTCLSLATKVEETHVPLLLDFQVEDAKYVFEAKTIQRMELLVLSCLKWRMNPVTPISFFDHIIRRLGINNHIHWEFLRQCQNLLLLVMADCRFVRYMPSVLATAIMRHVIHQVEPCNAVDYQNQLLKVLKISKEKVNDCCELITELLSINSISHKCKYESSNSPNGVIDSIYSSNDSWNCSSTYSPHHHQFKKRRVQEQQMRLTSLSNRVFVDAVGNPR; translated from the exons ATGACATTAACTCTAatatactctctctctctcttccggTTTTtgctatttcttgaatcttcctttCACACAATCAGACAGAGACAACATAGAGATTCATGGAAATACCCAACAAGAAGCACCCTATTGGTTTCTCTTTTGTATAAAGAGCAACCAACAAtaaaatttcatctttttatcAAGAAGATGGCAATAGAACACAATGAGCATCATCAAGACCAAACCCAATCTTTCCTTTTAGATTCTCTTTATTGTGAAGAAGAGATTCTACAAAAAGAGACTTCACCACTTCCTATATCTTTACAAGATTTGTTTTGGGAAGATGAAgaacttctctctcttttcacaaaagaaaaagaaacaaatgtGATCTTTGACACTATTAAGAAAGACCCTTGTCTTTGCTTAGCTCGTAAAGAAGTTGTGGAATGGATTCTTAAAGTGAATGCTCATTATGGGTTCTCAACATTGACTGCAGTTTTAGCCATCAATTATCTTGACAGGTTTCTTTCAAGCCTTGATCATGTTAAGAAAGAGAAGCCATGGATGATTCAGCTTGCAGCTGTCACTTGTCTTTCTTTGGCTACTAAAGTTGAAGAAACTCATGTTCCCCTTCTTTTGGATTTCCAA GTGGAGGACGCAAAATATGTTTTTGAGGCCAAAACAATTCAAAGAATGGAGCTTTTGGTGTTGTCCTGTTTGAAGTGGAGGATGAATCCAGTGACaccaatttcattttttgatCATATAATAAGGAGGCTTGGCATTAATAACCATATTCACTGGGAATTTCTCAGGCAGTGCCAAAATCTTCTTCTCTTGGTCATGGCTG ATTGTAGATTCGTACGTTATATGCCTTCTGTGTTGGCCACCGCTATTATGCGTCATGTTATTCATCAAGTTGAGCCTTGTAATGCTGTTGACTACCAAAATCAACTTCTTAAGGTTCTCAAGATTAGCAAG GAGAAGGTGAATGATTGCTGTGAACTGATAACAGAGCTGCTGTCTATCAATTCTATTTCACACAAGTGCAAGTATGAGAGTTCAAATAGCCCAAATGGTGTTATTGATTCAATTTACAGCTCAAATGACTCGTGGAATTGTTCATCCACCTATTCACCTCATCATCATCAGTTTAAGAAAAGAAGAGTTCAAGAACAACAAATGAGATTGACATCTCTAAGCAACAGAGTTTTTGTGGATGCTGTTGGCAACCCTCGTTAA